One part of the Bacillus sp. FJAT-45350 genome encodes these proteins:
- a CDS encoding Crp/Fnr family transcriptional regulator — MDKKHLEMKRFFSELSEDNKSLLLERGTPIQVKAGTVLFVEGDESEFVYLVRSGKVSLSKMTTDGKEFVVHLKQKDELVGEVGLFNEMCISVTAKVVEDADLFRFERSKLEDLFAENGEIAVAFMKWFSRHTQSTQAKFKDLLLCGKTGALYSMLIRFCNSYGVEVKEGIRIEVNLTNQDLANFIGTTRESVNRMLNDLKKLDVLDKVEGYIIIKKLEFLKEYLHCGDCPVEICTI, encoded by the coding sequence ATGGATAAAAAGCATCTTGAAATGAAACGTTTCTTTAGTGAATTATCTGAAGATAATAAGTCACTACTTTTAGAACGTGGTACACCTATTCAAGTTAAGGCAGGCACAGTTTTATTTGTTGAAGGGGACGAATCAGAGTTTGTTTATTTAGTTCGCTCTGGTAAGGTTAGCCTTAGTAAAATGACTACAGATGGTAAAGAATTTGTCGTTCACTTAAAACAGAAGGATGAGCTTGTCGGTGAAGTAGGTCTCTTTAATGAAATGTGTATAAGTGTAACTGCTAAGGTGGTTGAGGATGCTGATTTATTTCGTTTTGAACGTAGTAAGCTAGAAGACCTGTTCGCTGAGAATGGTGAAATTGCAGTAGCGTTTATGAAGTGGTTTTCACGTCATACTCAGTCAACACAAGCGAAGTTTAAGGATTTACTTTTATGTGGAAAAACAGGCGCTCTTTACTCAATGTTAATTAGATTTTGTAATTCCTACGGTGTAGAAGTAAAAGAAGGAATTAGAATTGAAGTAAACTTAACTAATCAAGACCTTGCAAATTTCATCGGGACAACAAGGGAAAGCGTTAATAGAATGTTAAATGATCTAAAAAAATTAGACGTTTTAGATAAAGTAGAAGGTTATATAATTATAAAAAAATTGGAATTTTTAAAGGAATATTTACACTGTGGAGATTGTCCAGTAGAAATTTGTACAATATAA
- a CDS encoding YwiC-like family protein: MNIKWFIPREHGAWAMLIVPLLLGTFISNPSFTHLYFIIGVLSLYFGTGPLLAYIRKPRLGKTVLPSFMIYTICGLIFLVPVLYKHPFLLLFSFAIIPLFFVNILFARKRNERSFSNDLVAILALSFLVPMTYYIGNNAMTSEALILMSLNFAFFIGSVFHVKTFIREKDNKKFLRLSNGYHGATVIIPFLIGYPIFALAFAFSTIKTWVMPKGLKIKPITLGLVELTNSIFFVLVILLFRT; this comes from the coding sequence ATGAATATAAAGTGGTTTATCCCTCGGGAACATGGTGCATGGGCAATGCTGATTGTTCCTTTATTGCTCGGTACTTTTATTAGTAACCCTTCTTTTACTCACCTTTACTTTATTATTGGAGTATTAAGCCTGTACTTTGGCACTGGTCCTCTTTTAGCTTATATAAGGAAACCTAGACTAGGAAAAACAGTACTCCCATCATTTATGATTTATACAATTTGCGGGTTGATTTTTCTTGTTCCAGTATTGTACAAGCATCCATTTCTACTTTTATTCTCTTTTGCCATTATCCCTCTATTTTTTGTCAACATATTATTTGCTAGAAAAAGAAATGAACGGTCGTTTAGTAATGATTTAGTAGCTATTCTAGCATTATCATTTTTGGTACCTATGACATATTATATTGGAAATAATGCTATGACTTCTGAGGCATTGATTTTAATGTCATTAAACTTTGCTTTTTTTATTGGAAGTGTTTTTCATGTGAAGACATTTATTCGTGAGAAAGATAATAAGAAGTTTCTAAGGCTTTCAAATGGATACCATGGAGCAACTGTCATTATCCCTTTTTTAATAGGCTATCCTATTTTTGCTTTAGCATTTGCCTTTAGTACGATTAAGACATGGGTGATGCCCAAAGGATTAAAGATAAAACCAATTACTCTAGGACTAGTTGAACTAACGAATAGTATATTCTTCGTGTTAGTCATTTTGTTATTTAGGACGTGA
- a CDS encoding alpha/beta hydrolase, protein MSVKKRYFCIDGEWGIVHLPEKPNGFAVFILGDINHFVNKKTSFWVQHPDRKKYIEKLRDKGYTVFLSNLYGRNWGSKKAVQLAEHVYHVVMKKEILNSKIHLVAEGMGALVAINLIKKLDNIRSVVFINPCLHLYHYYDKEKRNKLFFKRFCHELSLAHQIDEEFIEELLLKQKNTWASTKHMPIHIIHETSHKRYSMDEHSKQFEHHRKKIGDPITLTIYLPGKPFSKYAKPTYTFFQKYEKEL, encoded by the coding sequence ATGTCGGTGAAAAAGCGGTATTTTTGCATTGATGGAGAATGGGGAATCGTCCACCTACCAGAAAAACCAAACGGCTTTGCGGTATTTATATTGGGGGATATTAATCATTTTGTAAATAAGAAAACGAGTTTCTGGGTTCAACATCCGGACAGAAAGAAGTATATTGAGAAATTAAGGGATAAAGGATATACCGTTTTTCTCTCTAATTTATATGGTAGAAATTGGGGTAGTAAAAAAGCTGTACAATTGGCTGAGCACGTCTATCATGTTGTTATGAAAAAAGAAATACTTAATAGCAAAATTCATCTTGTTGCAGAAGGTATGGGGGCATTAGTTGCGATTAATTTGATAAAAAAATTGGATAATATACGTTCGGTAGTTTTTATAAATCCATGTTTACATTTGTATCATTATTATGACAAAGAAAAAAGGAATAAGTTGTTCTTTAAACGTTTCTGCCATGAACTATCATTGGCTCATCAAATTGATGAGGAGTTTATTGAAGAATTGTTATTGAAGCAAAAGAATACATGGGCGAGTACAAAACACATGCCAATCCATATTATTCATGAAACGAGTCATAAAAGGTATAGCATGGATGAGCATAGTAAACAGTTTGAGCATCATCGTAAAAAGATAGGCGATCCAATTACACTTACGATTTATCTACCTGGAAAGCCGTTTTCAAAGTATGCGAAACCAACCTATACATTTTTTCAAAAATACGAAAAAGAGTTATAG
- a CDS encoding NAD-dependent epimerase/dehydratase family protein produces the protein MKKVVVTGVLGFIGHQLCMSLLEEGYKVYGVDGVELAENKLAEHKLDLIGRNSNFKFINKKIEDVDFKNLLKGIDIVYHLAASTNSDNQWQNLRTTIEHNVRATQRIISACPKKTRFIYSSTVQVYGDRPGVITENAPTNPTTAYGLTKMTGESIILQEKKKKDMNVVILRLPTVYGPWQREDMTYYHLLKGTIEKTPVTDVCIDRTTLDVVYISDVVDAFLLAGTTKETNETYNITSRKKHQWHKGKQILTNFDYKPSINERLESSLSGEKAKERLGFVPKVSLEEGLKNQEEHMRKWIPLLKE, from the coding sequence TTGAAAAAGGTTGTCGTAACGGGAGTATTAGGATTTATAGGGCATCAACTATGCATGAGCTTGTTAGAAGAAGGTTATAAAGTATATGGAGTAGATGGAGTGGAGCTCGCAGAAAATAAATTAGCTGAGCACAAGCTTGATTTAATTGGGAGAAACTCCAATTTCAAATTTATTAATAAAAAAATTGAGGATGTTGACTTTAAAAATTTACTAAAGGGTATAGATATTGTCTATCATCTAGCCGCATCTACAAACTCCGATAATCAGTGGCAGAACTTACGAACGACAATTGAACACAATGTTCGAGCAACACAGCGAATCATTTCCGCTTGTCCTAAAAAAACAAGGTTTATTTATTCTTCAACTGTTCAGGTATATGGAGATAGACCAGGAGTCATTACAGAAAATGCACCAACGAATCCAACAACTGCTTATGGATTAACGAAAATGACAGGTGAATCTATTATTTTACAAGAGAAAAAGAAGAAGGATATGAATGTAGTTATTTTAAGATTACCGACTGTCTACGGACCGTGGCAACGTGAGGATATGACGTACTACCATCTATTAAAAGGAACCATAGAAAAAACACCTGTGACTGATGTTTGTATTGACCGTACTACTTTGGATGTTGTTTATATTTCTGATGTAGTAGATGCATTTCTACTTGCAGGTACCACTAAAGAAACGAATGAAACTTATAATATTACAAGTAGGAAAAAACACCAATGGCATAAAGGGAAACAAATCCTCACTAATTTTGATTATAAACCATCGATCAATGAAAGGCTTGAATCCTCATTGTCAGGTGAAAAAGCAAAAGAGCGGCTAGGATTTGTTCCTAAAGTATCTTTAGAAGAAGGATTAAAGAATCAGGAAGAACATATGAGAAAATGGATTCCTTTGTTAAAAGAATAA
- a CDS encoding peptide chain release factor 3: MNSYQKEVLSRRTFAIISHPDAGKTTLTEKLLLFGGAIREAGSVKGKKNSKHAVSDWMEIEKQRGISVTSSVLEFQYDGYHVNILDTPGHEDFSEDTYRTLTAADSATMLIDAAKGVEAQTKKLFKVCKMRGIPIFTFINKLDRQGRDPFDLLEEQENLLGIRSYPMNWPIGMGLSFSGVYDRHRKKLELYNPDNPNDIDVISVSGPDDPKIDEIIGDESLVSQFREEIELLDVAGDEYDGERIKSGELTPVFFGSAISNFGVQTFLEHYLEMSPSPTPRESNNGIINPLEKEEFSGFIFKIQANMNPAHRDRIAFLRITSGSFKRGMSVKHVRINKPIKLAQPTQFLAQSRNIIDEAYAGDIIGLFDPGTFRIGDTLAEGETFEFDEMPHFSPEYFSAITVKEALKHKSFEKGIKQLTEEGAIQLFKTYNKVIEQQIVGVVGVLQFEVLEYRLKNEYHVDIQLERMPFSNARWIDGDEKELERFKRMQRSLVTDRDGRIVALFENDYQMRTAQEKYPELKFFENSFMKTI; the protein is encoded by the coding sequence ATGAATTCTTATCAAAAGGAAGTTCTATCGAGACGAACGTTTGCGATTATCTCTCACCCCGATGCAGGGAAAACAACTTTAACAGAAAAACTGTTATTATTTGGTGGAGCAATTCGTGAAGCCGGTTCGGTAAAAGGAAAAAAAAATTCCAAGCACGCAGTAAGTGATTGGATGGAAATAGAAAAACAACGTGGAATCTCTGTTACAAGTTCTGTACTTGAGTTTCAATACGATGGCTACCACGTAAATATTTTAGATACACCCGGCCACGAAGATTTCAGTGAAGACACATATCGCACATTAACAGCTGCCGATTCAGCAACGATGCTAATTGATGCCGCAAAAGGTGTAGAGGCACAAACTAAGAAGCTATTCAAAGTATGTAAAATGAGAGGGATTCCTATTTTTACATTTATTAACAAACTCGATCGTCAAGGTCGAGATCCATTTGATTTATTAGAGGAACAGGAAAATCTTCTTGGAATACGTTCTTATCCAATGAATTGGCCAATAGGTATGGGGCTTTCATTCTCTGGTGTTTATGACCGTCATCGAAAAAAACTAGAGCTATACAATCCTGATAATCCAAATGATATAGATGTAATTTCTGTTTCAGGACCAGATGACCCTAAAATTGACGAGATCATTGGAGATGAAAGCTTAGTCTCTCAATTTAGAGAAGAAATTGAGTTACTTGATGTTGCTGGTGATGAATATGACGGGGAACGGATTAAAAGTGGAGAGCTCACTCCTGTGTTCTTCGGTAGTGCCATTTCAAATTTTGGTGTTCAAACATTCCTAGAGCACTACCTTGAAATGTCTCCAAGTCCTACTCCACGTGAAAGTAACAACGGAATTATTAATCCATTAGAAAAAGAAGAGTTCTCAGGGTTTATCTTTAAAATCCAAGCAAATATGAATCCAGCCCATAGAGATAGAATAGCATTCCTACGTATTACATCAGGTTCATTTAAAAGAGGGATGTCAGTAAAGCATGTCCGTATTAATAAGCCAATCAAGCTAGCACAGCCTACTCAATTTCTAGCTCAAAGTAGAAATATTATTGATGAAGCTTACGCAGGTGATATCATTGGATTATTTGATCCAGGTACATTTAGAATTGGTGACACTCTTGCAGAAGGAGAAACTTTTGAGTTTGATGAGATGCCACACTTCTCTCCCGAGTACTTTTCTGCTATTACAGTAAAAGAGGCTCTAAAGCATAAATCCTTTGAAAAAGGGATTAAGCAGTTAACTGAAGAAGGGGCTATTCAGCTATTTAAAACATACAATAAAGTAATTGAACAACAAATAGTTGGAGTTGTAGGTGTACTACAATTTGAAGTATTAGAGTATCGTTTAAAAAATGAATATCACGTTGATATCCAGCTAGAAAGAATGCCTTTTTCTAATGCACGTTGGATTGATGGTGATGAAAAAGAATTAGAACGTTTTAAGCGAATGCAACGAAGTTTAGTTACTGATAGAGACGGACGAATTGTTGCTTTATTTGAAAATGACTACCAAATGCGAACTGCACAAGAAAAATACCCAGAATTAAAGTTTTTCGAAAATTCTTTTATGAAAACAATATAG
- a CDS encoding BMP family ABC transporter substrate-binding protein yields MQQKFIIFILIMLMLAISGCSSSTQNQIQRVGLLLEDTIDDQGWNSQGYQGLLQIQSSLGVDVFFKEDINTYEKAKDAVIKFDNEGVNLIFGHGRIFATFFSELNEDYPDIHFVTFNGEVEGENMTSLHFESHAMGFFGGMVAAEMSETKTIGVIAAFPWQPEVDGFVEGATYQEQQIEVLTDFVEDWTDTDKAISIYEQMVMDGVDVFYPAGDGYHVPLVEKIKDKGLYAIGFVSDQSDLGESTVLTSTVQNVETLYQLVANKFVNGELDVGNLFFDFQDDVITLGEFSSVVPIEFQERVDQSIEQYKEDGKLPNQR; encoded by the coding sequence ATGCAACAGAAATTTATTATATTCATCCTAATCATGCTCATGTTAGCTATAAGTGGATGCTCTAGTTCAACTCAAAACCAAATCCAACGAGTAGGCTTATTATTAGAAGATACGATAGATGATCAAGGCTGGAATAGTCAAGGATATCAAGGACTATTACAAATTCAGTCAAGTCTAGGTGTCGATGTGTTTTTTAAAGAGGATATCAATACATATGAAAAGGCAAAGGATGCTGTAATCAAGTTTGATAATGAAGGAGTAAACTTGATTTTTGGTCATGGTCGCATTTTTGCAACATTCTTTAGTGAGTTAAATGAAGATTATCCAGATATTCATTTTGTTACCTTTAATGGTGAAGTGGAAGGTGAAAACATGACTAGCCTTCATTTTGAAAGTCATGCGATGGGATTTTTCGGTGGGATGGTAGCAGCTGAAATGTCAGAAACTAAAACAATTGGAGTAATTGCTGCGTTCCCTTGGCAACCTGAAGTAGATGGATTTGTTGAAGGGGCAACATATCAGGAGCAACAAATAGAGGTACTAACGGATTTTGTTGAAGATTGGACGGATACGGATAAAGCAATTTCGATTTATGAACAGATGGTCATGGATGGTGTTGATGTTTTTTATCCTGCTGGAGATGGCTATCATGTACCATTAGTAGAAAAAATTAAAGATAAAGGTCTTTATGCAATCGGATTTGTTAGTGACCAATCAGACTTAGGTGAGTCTACAGTATTAACAAGTACAGTGCAAAATGTAGAGACTCTCTATCAACTAGTAGCAAATAAGTTTGTTAATGGTGAGCTAGATGTTGGTAATCTATTCTTTGATTTTCAAGACGATGTCATAACACTAGGAGAATTTAGTTCTGTAGTGCCTATAGAATTTCAAGAACGAGTAGATCAATCAATTGAACAATATAAAGAAGATGGAAAACTTCCAAATCAAAGGTAG
- a CDS encoding ComZ family protein: protein MNSENNMKFMQIGMKYMPEAKAFFDEKGIELNMEDLQPMLELLLKVMSDAYELGKEESTNE, encoded by the coding sequence ATGAATTCAGAAAATAACATGAAGTTTATGCAAATTGGAATGAAGTATATGCCAGAAGCGAAAGCTTTTTTTGATGAAAAAGGTATTGAGCTTAACATGGAAGACCTTCAACCAATGTTAGAGTTACTTTTAAAGGTAATGTCTGACGCATATGAGTTAGGAAAAGAAGAAAGTACTAATGAATAA
- a CDS encoding beta-ketoacyl-ACP synthase III: MSKAGILGMGSYLGENVITNKDFEERLDTSDEWIRTRTGIEERRFASDEVDSSHMAYESAKEALEQAEVTAEELDLIIVATVTPDMPFPSVSALIQERLGAKQSAAMDVSAACAGFIYGIVTAQQFIENGVYKNILVVGVEKLSKITDMEDRNTAVLFGDGAGAAVVGPVSEGKGILSFELGADGTGAMHINQADGFLRMNGREVFKFAVRQMGESAINVIEKAGLTKEDVDFLVPHQANIRIMEASRERLELPAEKMSTTVRRFGNTSSSSIPIAMVEEIKNGKIKDGDVVVLVGFGAGLVWGAVALRWGR, from the coding sequence ATGAGTAAAGCAGGAATTTTAGGTATGGGGAGCTATCTAGGTGAAAATGTTATTACAAATAAAGACTTTGAAGAACGCTTAGATACGTCAGATGAATGGATTCGTACTAGAACAGGTATTGAAGAACGTAGATTTGCTAGCGATGAAGTAGATTCTTCTCATATGGCTTATGAATCTGCTAAAGAAGCATTAGAACAAGCTGAAGTTACAGCGGAAGAGCTGGATTTAATTATCGTTGCGACTGTTACTCCTGATATGCCATTTCCATCAGTTTCAGCGCTTATTCAAGAACGATTGGGAGCAAAACAATCTGCTGCAATGGATGTAAGTGCTGCGTGTGCTGGATTTATATATGGAATCGTAACGGCCCAACAATTTATAGAAAATGGTGTATATAAGAATATCTTAGTTGTAGGTGTTGAAAAGCTCTCGAAAATTACGGACATGGAAGATAGAAATACTGCTGTTCTGTTTGGGGACGGTGCTGGAGCAGCAGTGGTTGGCCCTGTTTCAGAAGGTAAAGGAATTTTATCATTCGAATTAGGTGCTGATGGTACTGGTGCAATGCACATTAATCAGGCTGATGGATTCTTACGTATGAATGGACGAGAAGTATTTAAATTTGCTGTTCGACAAATGGGTGAATCTGCAATTAATGTGATTGAAAAAGCAGGTTTGACGAAAGAGGACGTAGATTTTCTTGTTCCGCACCAAGCAAATATTCGTATTATGGAAGCGTCTAGAGAAAGATTAGAATTACCTGCTGAAAAAATGTCAACAACAGTACGCCGTTTCGGTAACACATCTTCTTCTTCTATTCCTATAGCTATGGTAGAAGAGATAAAAAATGGTAAAATTAAAGATGGTGATGTTGTCGTACTTGTAGGCTTTGGAGCTGGTTTAGTGTGGGGAGCAGTCGCACTACGCTGGGGACGATAA
- the fabF gene encoding beta-ketoacyl-ACP synthase II, whose translation MKQNRVVITGLGAVTPLGVDTDSSWQGAIAGESGIGPLTRVDSSMFPMKVSGEVSSDFDITKYVEKKEARKMDRFTHFAVAASLMAVEDAKLEITEEIAPRTGVWIGSGIGGMETFEQQFRTFEQKGYRRVSPFFVPMLIPDMASGQVSIITGAKGINSCSVTACASGTNSIGDAFKVIQRGDADVMITGGAEAPITDMAVAGFCSAKAVSTSEDPNNASRPFDLNRDGFVMGEGAGILILESLDHAVSRGARIYAEIVGYGATGDAYHVTAPAPEGEGGVRAMKQAIEDAGLAPEEIDYMNAHGTSTPYNDKYETMAIKTVFGEHAKKLAVSSTKSMTGHLLGAAGAVEAVFTTKAIVEGIIPPTINYQTPDPDCDLDYVPNEARKQEVRVALSNSLGFGGHNATIVIKKYEA comes from the coding sequence ATGAAGCAAAATAGAGTAGTAATAACAGGACTTGGAGCTGTAACTCCACTTGGTGTCGATACTGATTCTTCTTGGCAGGGTGCTATTGCAGGGGAGTCAGGAATTGGACCATTAACAAGAGTTGATTCATCAATGTTCCCTATGAAAGTGTCAGGTGAAGTTAGTAGTGATTTTGATATTACAAAGTATGTAGAGAAAAAAGAAGCAAGAAAGATGGACAGGTTTACACATTTTGCTGTAGCCGCATCTCTAATGGCTGTTGAAGATGCTAAGCTAGAAATTACAGAAGAAATCGCTCCTCGTACAGGAGTATGGATTGGTTCAGGTATTGGTGGAATGGAAACTTTTGAGCAACAATTCCGTACATTTGAGCAAAAAGGATATCGTCGTGTTAGTCCATTTTTTGTTCCAATGTTAATTCCTGATATGGCTTCAGGGCAAGTATCAATTATTACTGGAGCAAAAGGGATAAACTCTTGTTCTGTGACAGCATGTGCATCAGGGACAAACTCAATTGGAGATGCGTTTAAGGTTATTCAACGAGGAGATGCTGATGTCATGATTACTGGTGGCGCAGAAGCACCTATTACAGATATGGCAGTTGCAGGTTTCTGTTCAGCTAAGGCTGTTTCAACTAGTGAAGACCCTAATAATGCTTCTCGTCCGTTTGACTTAAACCGGGATGGATTTGTAATGGGTGAAGGTGCAGGGATTTTAATTCTTGAGTCCTTAGACCATGCAGTAAGTAGAGGTGCACGTATCTATGCAGAAATTGTGGGATACGGTGCAACTGGTGATGCATATCATGTTACTGCTCCAGCTCCAGAGGGAGAAGGTGGAGTACGTGCAATGAAACAGGCAATTGAAGATGCAGGCTTAGCACCTGAAGAAATCGATTATATGAATGCACATGGTACAAGTACTCCGTATAATGATAAATACGAAACAATGGCAATTAAAACGGTGTTTGGCGAACATGCGAAAAAGTTAGCAGTAAGTTCTACAAAGTCAATGACTGGACATTTACTAGGTGCAGCAGGTGCAGTAGAAGCCGTTTTTACAACGAAGGCAATTGTAGAAGGGATTATTCCTCCAACAATTAACTATCAGACACCAGACCCTGACTGCGATTTAGATTATGTTCCAAATGAAGCTCGCAAACAAGAAGTTAGAGTTGCGTTAAGTAATTCATTAGGCTTTGGCGGTCATAATGCAACAATTGTGATAAAAAAATACGAAGCATAA
- a CDS encoding MOSC domain-containing protein encodes MIQAYNIKSINVAKPMVMVYKGSEIETAINKKPIEGPVYLSSQNLEGDGQGDLVHHGGEDKAICVYSYDHYSFWEDAIGKSIGEAAFGENITVEGLYEKDIFIGDIFELGEAVIQVSQPREPCSKIGMKHNRSEFAKDILAKGFTGFYCRVLKEGIVSKENKLLLSERNNHKVTIEFANNIMFHNTEDKEALTKLLSVSELSNNWRETLQKRL; translated from the coding sequence ATGATACAAGCATATAACATAAAGTCTATTAACGTTGCAAAGCCAATGGTAATGGTATATAAGGGAAGTGAAATCGAAACAGCAATAAATAAAAAGCCTATAGAAGGTCCAGTATATTTATCCTCACAAAACCTCGAAGGTGACGGTCAAGGAGATTTAGTTCACCATGGTGGTGAAGATAAAGCGATTTGTGTGTATTCATATGATCATTATTCTTTCTGGGAAGATGCTATCGGAAAGTCAATTGGTGAAGCTGCCTTTGGTGAAAACATCACTGTTGAAGGGCTATACGAAAAGGACATCTTTATCGGGGATATATTTGAACTAGGAGAAGCAGTTATACAAGTAAGCCAACCACGAGAACCTTGCTCTAAAATAGGAATGAAGCATAACAGAAGTGAATTTGCTAAAGACATTCTAGCAAAAGGTTTCACAGGATTTTATTGTCGTGTTTTAAAAGAAGGAATTGTCTCGAAAGAAAACAAATTGTTATTAAGCGAAAGAAATAATCACAAAGTTACTATTGAATTTGCAAATAACATTATGTTTCATAATACTGAAGACAAAGAAGCTCTTACTAAATTACTTAGTGTATCTGAGCTTTCAAATAATTGGCGAGAAACTTTACAAAAACGATTATAA
- a CDS encoding LCP family protein, producing MKSRLERKKRQKRYKKKKLFIVLSVFSLFLVVSAAYGAIQYDIGRTESSTKISGESTAEETNEDIEVIPIEFNSDEEKDEYINILLVGIDADEGERARTDTIMIAQYNGKEGTAKLASIMRDSYVTIPGYRDNKINSSFFFGGPELLRKTIKENFDIDLHYYAMVNFDGFVQVVDVLAPNGIEVDIQNRMYYRDSYADMEINFHPGEQTLVGKDALKYVRFRSDNENDFGRVRRQQEVLNILKDELLSISGITRLPRLIGSIEPYVDTNITTGKVLNIGRDFILNPVSEVETLTIPVENGYRDSRYSHAGSVLELDMEKNKQALHEFFNLQEKSSTYVSNEEDEKKNKQKES from the coding sequence ATGAAATCTCGATTGGAGCGAAAGAAACGACAGAAACGATATAAAAAGAAAAAGTTATTTATAGTACTATCAGTGTTTTCATTATTCTTAGTTGTATCTGCTGCTTATGGAGCAATCCAGTATGATATTGGAAGAACGGAGTCATCCACTAAAATATCAGGAGAGAGCACTGCAGAGGAAACAAATGAAGACATCGAGGTAATTCCTATCGAGTTTAACTCTGATGAAGAAAAAGATGAATACATTAACATTTTATTAGTTGGAATTGATGCTGATGAAGGAGAAAGAGCTAGAACTGATACAATCATGATCGCTCAGTATAATGGAAAAGAAGGTACAGCAAAGCTCGCCTCAATCATGCGCGATAGCTATGTTACAATTCCAGGTTACCGCGACAATAAAATTAATTCATCATTTTTCTTTGGCGGTCCTGAACTACTCAGAAAGACAATTAAAGAAAATTTCGATATTGATTTACATTATTATGCAATGGTTAATTTCGATGGATTTGTACAAGTTGTTGATGTACTAGCACCAAATGGAATTGAAGTTGACATACAGAATCGAATGTATTATCGCGACAGTTACGCCGATATGGAAATTAATTTCCATCCAGGTGAACAAACTCTTGTTGGAAAAGATGCATTAAAATATGTACGATTCCGTAGCGATAACGAAAATGATTTTGGTCGCGTTAGACGACAACAAGAAGTATTAAACATCCTAAAAGATGAACTTTTATCAATAAGTGGCATTACTCGTTTACCGAGATTAATTGGCTCCATTGAACCTTATGTAGATACTAATATAACAACTGGGAAAGTTTTAAATATTGGTAGAGATTTCATTTTAAATCCAGTTAGCGAAGTTGAAACATTAACGATACCAGTAGAAAACGGTTATCGTGATAGTCGATATTCTCACGCTGGTTCTGTTTTAGAACTTGATATGGAAAAGAATAAGCAAGCACTACATGAATTCTTTAATCTACAAGAAAAATCATCAACGTATGTATCAAATGAAGAAGATGAAAAGAAAAACAAGCAAAAAGAAAGCTGA